The following coding sequences are from one Syngnathus acus chromosome 12, fSynAcu1.2, whole genome shotgun sequence window:
- the cercam gene encoding procollagen galactosyltransferase 2, with amino-acid sequence MRVCSNRCPYTILGGRTGVDARIAFGQSAAKRPHLSSREGCKKWWKANRASSTSSLCPFHAPTPPEAGEPSVLLCPSRCYFSEERSPEESRMQLPTVVVAIIARNAAHSLPYYLGALESLDYPKDRISVWAATDHNADNTTAILKEWLTIMQKFYHYVEWRPMEQPVSYAGEMGPKHWPNTRYEYVMKLKQAALNFARKRWADYILYADTDNILTNPNALNLLIAENKSVIAPMLDSQGAYSNYWCGITPQGYYRRTAEYFPTRHRYRLGCFPVPMVHSTMLLDLRKEGMKKLAFYPPHKEYSWPYDDIIVFAFSCRAAAIQMYLCNKERYGYLNIPAKPHHTLEDDRLNFVHVHLESMIDGPPMKPSRYTHMLPKQRDLMGFDEIYLINLRRRPDRRQRMLFSLNELEIDVKVVDAVDGNALNSSDIKILGVDLLPGYYDPFSGRTLTKGEVGCFLSHFYIWKEMVDLQLDKALVLEDDVRFQANFKRRVLRLMEEVEQVELDWDLIYFGRKQVNPAKEEAVDDVQNLVVADYSYWTLSYAISQQGAQKLVNAEPLSKMLPVDEFLPIMYDKHPNEDYKSHFPNRNLQTFSTRPLLVQPCHYAGDPQWVSDTETSTLWDDDAVRTDWRGSHKTLKGGVPPPEMLSASYKDEL; translated from the exons ACCGCGCGTCCTCCACTTCCTCGCTTTGCCCTTTTCATGCGCCGACTCCTCCTGAGGCGGGAGAACCCA gtGTCTTATTGTGCCCGTCCCGATGCTACTTCTCCGAGGAGAGATCTCCCGAGGAGTCGCGAATGCAGCTTCCGACCGTGGTGGTCGCCATCATAGCCAGGAACGCCGCTCACTCCCTGCCTTACTACCTTGGAGCTTTGGAGAGCCTCGACTACCCCAAAGATCGCATCTCGGTGTG GGCTGCCACAGATCACAATGCAGATAACACCACAGCCATCCTCAAAGAGTGGCTCACCATCATGCAGAAATTTTACCATTATGTGGAGTGGAGACCCATGGAGCAACCTGT GTCTTATGCGGGAGAGATGGGTCCCAAACACTGGCCTAACACCAGATACGAGTATGTGATGAAGCTAAAGCAAGCGGCGCTTAACTTTGCCAGGAAACGCTGGGCGGACTACATTCTG tatGCAGACACCGATAACATCCTTACCAACCCTAACGCACTCAACCTGCTGATAGCTGAGAACAAGTCAGTCATAGCTCCCATGCTGGACTCTCAGGGAGCGTACTCCAATTACTGGTGTGGAATAACACCACAG ggCTATTATCGAAGGACAGCAGAGTATTTCCCCACCCGCCACCGTTACCGCTTGGGCTGCTTCCCTGTCCCGATGGTGCACTCCACCATGTTGCTGGACTTAAGGAAAGAGGGAATGAAGAAACTGGCTTTCTACCCTCCTCACAAGGAATACTCCTGGCCCTACGACGACATCATCGTCTTTGCCTTCTCCTGCCGAGCTGCAG CGATTCAGATGTACCTGTGCAACAAGGAGCGCTACGGCTACTTGAATATCCCGGCCAAACCTCACCACACCCTTGAGGACGATCGCCTCAATTTTGTCCACGTTCACTTGGAGTCTATGA TTGACGGCCCTCCAATGAAGCCCTCCCGATACACCCACATGTTACCCAAGCAGAGAGACCTGATGGGCTTTGATGAG ATTTACCTGATTAATTTGCGCCGGCGCCCCGACCGCAGACAGAGGATGTTGTTCTCCCTGAATGAACTGGAGATCGACGTCAAGGTAGTTGACGCTGTGGATGGAAA tGCACTGAACAGCAGTGACATCAAAATTCTGGGGGTGGACTTACTACCGGGCTATTACGACCCATTCTCGGGACGTACTCTCACCAAAGGAGAGGTGGGCTGTTTCCTCAGCCACTTCTACATCTGGAAGGAG ATGGTGGACTTGCAACTGGACAAAGCTCTGGTGCTGGAGGACGACGTCCGCTTCcaggcaaactttaaacgacgAGTCCTGCGGTTAATGGAGGAGGTAGAACAGGTGGAGCTGGACTGGGACCTCAT ATACTTTGGCAGGAAGCAGGTGAACCCGGCAAAAGAAGAAGCGGTGGACGACGTCCAGAATCTGGTCGTGGCAGACTATTCCTACTGGACTCTCTCTTACGCCATCTCCCAGCAAGGTGCCCAGAAGCTGGTCAACGCTGAGCCGCTTTCCAAGATGCTGCCCGTCGACGAATTCCTCCCCATCATGTACGACAAACATCCCAA CGAGGACTACAAGTCCCACTTCCCCAACAGGAATTTACAAACCTTCAGCACGCGCCCACTTCTGGTGCAGCCTTGCCATTACGCCGGCGACCCACAATGGGTGAGCGACACCGAAACGTCAACGCTGTGGGACGACGACGCGGTGCGCACAGACTGGAGGGGCTCCCACAAGACCCTAAAGGGGGGCGTACCCCCACCCGAGATGCTGTCGGCTTCCTACAAGGACGAGCTCTAA
- the sardh gene encoding sarcosine dehydrogenase, mitochondrial: MAFLGTAVRRLVSAGRPPLTTPLCRTNCRTYSSEHTTEKSVPYEKTLKQVDTVTSGPTKPLPRSADVVVIGGGSLGCQTVYHLAKMGMTNVVLLERDRLTAGTTWHTAGLLWQLRPSDVEVELLAHTRNVISKDLEEETGLHTGWIQNGGLFIASNKQRLDEYKRLMSLGKVYGIESHVLSPAETKDLYPLMNVDDLYGTLYVPKDGTMDPAGTCTTLSRAASARGATVIENCPVTDIKVRADDLGVNRVKAVETPHGTIETPCVVNCAGVWATKLGNMAGVKVPLVAMHHAYVVTERIEGIQNMPNVRDHDASVYLRLQGDALSVGGYEQNPIFWDEVSDKFAFSLFDLDWDVFMQHIEGAINRVPVLEQTGIKSTVCGPESFTADHKPLMGEAPEVRGFFLGCGFNSAGMMLGGGCGRELAHWIIHGRPEKDMYGYDIRRFHNSLTDNQRWIRERSHESYAKNYSVVFPFDEPLASRNMRKDPFHQVLTEQGCVFQERHGWERPGWFTKDGQAPVKDYDYYGAYDVKTNQQYKYNELLGKEYTFDFPPHHDVIKSECLSCRHAVAVFDMSYFGKFYLTGPDAKKAADWLFTADVNKKPGSTVYTCMLNSRGGTEADLTVSRLESGAANLPLAPESNGDAYYLAIGGGVAEHNWNHIRTVLQDQGFRCQLTDHSEDMGMISIQGPKSREVLQEVLDTDLSNEAFPFSTHKVVKAAGHQVRAMRLSFVGELGWELHVPKDSCLPVYLAVMAAGAKHGIVNSGYRAIDSLSIEKGYRHWHADLRPDDTPLEAGLAFTCKLKSSIPFQGRHRLEKQKEEGLRRRIVSFTIDEKVPMFGLEAIFRNGVPVGHLRRADYGFYIDKTIGYGYIRNPDGGVVSADFIKSGEFTLERMGVTYKATAHIRSPFDPENKRVKGIYD, encoded by the exons ATGGCCTTTCTTGGGACTGCAGTTAGGCGATTGGTGTCGGCGGGGCGCCCCCCGCTCACCACCCCACTGTGCCGCACAAATTGTCGGACCTACAGTTCCGAGCACACCACAGAGAAGAGCGTCCCCTATGAGAAGACACTCAAACAAGTTGACACAGTCACATCCGGGCCAACTAAACCTTTACCGAG GTCAGCTGATGTAGTGGTGATCGGTGGAGGCAGTCTGGGGTGTCAGACCGTCTACCACCTTGCTAAAATGGGCATGACCAATGTGGTTCTGCTGGAGAGGGACCGACTGACTGCTGGAACCACCTGGCACACAGCGG GCCTTTTGTGGCAGCTCCGCCCGAGCGACGTTGAAGTGGAGCTGCTGGCCCACACACGTAACGTAATCAGCAAAGACCTGGAGGAAGAGACGGGCCTCCACACTGGCTGGATCCAGAATGGAGGACTCTTCATCGCCTCCAACAAGCAGCGTCTGGACGAGTACAAACGCCTCATGTCG CTGGGGAAAGTTTACGGTATCGAATCCCATGTGCTGTCACCTGCTGAGACCAAGGACCTTTACCCTCTGATGAACGTTGATGACCTCTATGGGACCCTTTACGTGCCCAAAGATGGTACCATGGATCCTGCGGGCACCTGCACCACCCTGAGCAGAGCTGCCTCTGCTAGGGGAGCCACG GTGATTGAGAACTGCCCTGTTACCGATATCAAAGTGCGCGCGGATGACCTCGGGGTCAACAGGGTGAAGGCAGTGGAGACCCCGCACGGCACCATCGAGACACCGTGTGTGGTCAACTGTGCAG GAGTGTGGGCCACCAAGTTGGGGAACATGGCTGGAGTGAAGGTGCCCCTCGTTGCCATGCATCACGCCTACGTGGTCACAGAGAGAATTGAAGGCATTCAG AATATGCCAAATGTGAGGGACCATGATGCATCGGTGTACCTGCGTCTCCAAGGTGACGCCTTGTCCGTGGGTGGCTACGAACAAAACCCTATCTTTTGGGATGAG GTCTCTGATAAATTTGCCTTCAGCCTGTTTGACTTGGACTGGGATGTATTCATGCAACATATCGAGGGCGCTATCAACAGAGTTCCGGTTTTAGAACAGACTGGTATTAAATCCACTGTCTGTGGACCAG AATCCTTCACAGCAGACCATAAGCCGCTAATGGGAGAGGCTCCAGAGGTCAGAGGTTTCTTTTTGGGCTGTGGCTTCAACAGTGCTG GTATGATGTTGGGAGGTGGCTGTGGTCGCGAGCTAGCTCATTGGATTATCCACGGCCGCCCTGAGAAGGACATGTATGGATATGATATTAg GCGTTTCCATAACTCGCTGACAGACAACCAACGCTGGATCAGAGAGCGGAGCCACGAGTCGTACGCAAAGAATTACTCCGTGGTGTTCCCATTTGATGAGCCCTTGGCGAGCAGAAACATGAGGAAGGATCCGTTCCATCAG GTGCTGACAGAGCAAGGCTGCGTCTTCCAGGAGAGACACGGCTGGGAGAGACCGGGCTGGTTCACCAAGGACGGACAAGCTCCT GTTAAAGATTACGATTATTATGGCGCCTACGACGTCAAGACGAATCAGCAGTATAAATACAACGAGCTGCTGGGCAAGGAATACACCTTTGACTTCCCACCGCATCACGATGTG ATCAAAAGCGAGTGCCTGTCGTGCAGGCACGCCGTTGCCGTGTTTGACATGTCCTACTTTGGAAAGTTCTATCTCACCGGTCCAGATGCCAAGAAAGCAGCCGATTGGCTGTTCACTGCCGATGTCAACAAGAAGCCAG gTTCCACTGTGTATACCTGCATGCTGAATTCAAGAGGAGGGACGGAAGCTGATCTGACAGTGAGCAGACTCGAATCCGGAGCCGCCAACCTCCCGCTGGCACCTGAGTCAAATG GTGATGCGTACTACCTGGCCATCGGAGGCGGCGTTGCCGAGCACAACTGGAACCACATTCGAACCGTTCTCCAGGACCAGGGCTTCCGCTGCCAGCTAACGGACCACTCAGAGGACATGGGCATGATCAGCATCCAGGGACCCAAGAG TCGAGAGGTGCTACAAGAGGTGTTGGACACAGACCTCAGCAATGAAGCCTTTCCTTTTTCCACCCACAAAGTTGTCAAAGCGGCCGGCCACCAG GTACGAGCAATGCGTCTGTCCTTTGTCGGGGAGCTGGGCTGGGAGCTGCACGTTCCCAAAGACTCGTGCCTTCCCGTCTACCTCGCCGTCATGGCTGCCGGCGCCAAGCACGGCATCGTCAATTCAGGATACAGAGCCATCGATTCGCTCAGTATAGAGAAAG GGTACCGCCACTGGCACGCCGACCTTCGCCCAGATGACACGcccctggaggcggggctagCCTTCACTTGCAAGTTGAAAAGCTCCATCCCCTTCCAGGGTCGCCATCGGCTGGAGAAGCAGAAGGAGGAAGGCCTCAGGAGACGCATCGTCTCCTTCACCATCGACGA GAAAGTGCCAATGTTTGGCCTGGAGGCAATCTTTCGCAATGGCGTCCCTGTTGGTCACCTACGGCGAGCTGACTATGGATTCTATATCGACAAGACAATTGGTTATGGCTACATCCGCAATCCCGATGGCGGAGTG GTAAGCGCTGATTTCATCAAGAGTGGCGAGTTCACCCTGGAGAGAATGGGAGTAACGTACAAGGCCACGGCCCACATCAGATCTCCATTTGATCCCGAGAACAAGCGCGTGAAAGGCATCTACGATTGA
- the dbh gene encoding dopamine beta-hydroxylase: MRILSKEFRLQDITVMYFTALAALMVILVASYQAPAHITTVELARPDSESSEPSPPELPMPFQVLLDPLGKLRLAWNISYSRQEVYMELKVAELKHGVVLGMSERGELTDADLVLLWDSGRKNYFGDAWSDSEGRVTLDSQQDYELIEAKWKSGGFYLLFKRPFSTCDPRDYLIEEGTVHIIYGLLDKPLASPEQLNLSRIHMGLQRILMLRPDTPAPALPPDVQTLDVVSPDVVIPTQETTYWCSIHKLPERMPKNHIVMYESVITPGNEAIVHHIEVFECSPDDGNVPEYSGSCDNNMVPAKLNFCRHVLAAWAMGAEEFYYPPDAGLPIGGPGSSRFLRLEVHYHNPLLISGRRDSSGIRLHYTPSLRRDDAGIMELGLVYTPIMAVPPKQHAFYLTGYCTSKCTRAALPRGGIFIFASQLHTHLAGRGVRTILVREGKEVEVVQEDQHFSTHYQTIRVLRKMANVLPGDVLITKCTYNTEDRDKPTVGGFGIMEEMCVNYVHYYPRTQLELCKTHVDLDHLQKYFSFMNRFQGKDQCVCGDEGVTEQYSKLEWDGFATQVLDSLYNTAPISMHCNQSTARLFPGDWTKQTLPVVTSTLKKPPYPCEVGARPTSRPDVPPV; this comes from the exons ATGAGGATCCTGAGCAAAGAATTCCGCCTGCAGGATATCACCGTCATGTACTTCACCGCCCTGGCCGCCCTCATGGTCATCCTCGTGGCTTCCTACCAGGCTCCCGCTCACATCACAACGGTGGAGCTGGCCCGTCCTGACTCAGAGTCATCAGAACCGTCGCCACCTGAGCTGCCAATGCCCTTCCAGGTACTACTGGACCCGCTCGGCAAGCTCCGGCTGGCGTGGAACATCAGCTACTCCCGCCAGGAGGTCTACATGGAACTGAAGGTGGCTGAGCTGAAGCACGGCGTGGTGCTGGGTATGTCCGAGCGAGGGGAGCTGACCGATGCTGATCTGGTGTTGCTTTGGGACTCTGGaagaaaaaattattttggg GACGCCTGGAGCGACAGTGAGGGCAGAGTGACGCTGGACAGCCAACAAGACTACGAGCTGATAGAAGCCAAATGGAAGTCCGGAGGCTTCTACTTGCTCTTCAAGAGACCATTTAGCACCTGTGACCCCAGAGACTACCTCATTGAg GAGGGAACCGTCCACATTATTTACGGCCTCTTGGATAAACCACTTGCCTCACCGGAGCAGCTCAACCTCTCTCGCATCCACATGGGTCTTCAACGCATCTTGATGCTCCGCCCCGACACGCCGGCTCCCGCGCTGCCCCCCGACGTGCAGACGCTAGACGTGGTGTCGCCCGACGTGGTCATCCCTACTCAGGAGACCACCTACTGGTGCTCCATCCACAAGCTGCCTGAAAGAATGCCCAAGAATCACATCGTCATG TACGAGTCGGTGATAACGCCAGGAAACGAGGCCATCGTGCATCACATCGAGGTGTTTGAATGCTCGCCGGACGACGGTAACGTTCCCGAGTACAGCGGCTCCTGCGACAACAACATGGTGCCGGCTAAACTCAACTTCTGCCGGCACGTTCTGGCCGCCTGGGCCATGGGCGCCGAG GAATTCTACTACCCTCCCGATGCAGGCCTCCCTATTGGTGGACCAGGTTCCTCACGGTTCCTCCGCCTGGAAGTCCATTACCACAACCCTCTTCTTATATCCG GCAGACGTGACTCATCCGGGATAAGGTTACATTACACCCCCAGTCTGAGGCGCGACGACGCCGGGATCATGGAGCTGGGCCTGGTCTACACACCTATCATGGCTGTCCCACCTAAACAACACGCCTTCTACCTCACTGGCTACTGCACCTCGAAGTGTACACGCGCT GCTTTGCCTCGTGGCGGCATCTTCATATTCGCGTCGCAGCTGCACACGCATTTGGCGGGCCGCGGGGTGCGCACCATCTTGGTTAGGGAGGGCAAAGAGGTGGAGGTGGTGCAGGAGGATCAACATTTCAGCACCCACTACCAG ACTATTCGAGTTCTGAGGAAGATGGCAAATGTTTTACCG GGTGATGTCCTCATAACAAAGTGTACTTATAACACAGAGGACAGGGACAAGCCCACTGTG GGCGGTTTTGGCATCATGGAGGAAATGTGCGTCAACTACGTCCACTACTACCCTCGCACTCAGCTGGAGCTGTGCAAGACCCATGTGGACTTGGACCACCTACAGAAATATTTCAGCTTCATGAACAG ATTCCAAGGAAAGGATCAGTGTGTTTGTGGCGACGAAGGTGTGACAGAGCAGTACTCCAAACTCGAGTGGGACGGCTTTGCCACGCAGGTGCTGGATTCCCTTTACAACACGGCGCCCATCTCGATGCACTGCAACCAATCAACTGCTCGCCTCTTTCCT GGAGATTGGACTAAGCAGACTCTACCTGTGGTAACCTCGACACTCAAAAAGCCGCCTTACCCTTGTGAGGTCGGCGCACGCCCTACCAGTCGCCCGGATGTCCCCCCAGTCTGA